One Aulosira sp. FACHB-615 DNA segment encodes these proteins:
- a CDS encoding GAF domain-containing protein — protein sequence MGQPQRPIAAEHTIIALGRVLQTLREEDNVDVLIDTTIAYIQEQFDYNLVWIALYDLPKHTLVGKGGVAPDGDTKFLRKQVTLTPGGLLEQVVIEQRPLGVADLRLEPRAAEWQEIGKKFNIQGTIVLPIRYRDRFLGLLLFGSERWGYLLPGDAKARLLMVLGELGAVLYQQELNLQQQQTKHLDQPILHLLENLRTLNNIDQKLKAVVQTTHQFVAPSRTNIYWFERQGRYFWCRMSNQLANIGRNNSQQQLAAGMTVQDLSEFYYALSVNQIVLIGDERSSLKSHFTAKVLERLQVRSLLAAPIMWQKELLGFLAVEANEPRIWTEADKNFVQSAAGLVSLVAPSETMDTTIKQIQEDAQLTSQVAQAIYHEDDLQATLRTCATKVLTRFAATRFLLLQYNPDLNSYQIIFQTQPQNRRPLTVSFNTLKDMDEQMLKSATTAVEVQKVEEDLRFFNWRPLLLEHGMRSLLVCNCAQEHTPNALLVIAHETNRGWASLDKELLWAVSQQIGVIVRQWQLNAEVEQQQKILHSIQRCLRILEKTQNDTTESGVERLERTAIEQIATVLHSPLAVLLSWSPGDNFAEIIPSVIHDSRFAVVTDQPVPIHTEAIIQWALAKDDYVCVYADDLPAETRKWLNGQNIGQVLAIALRTSPDYAPTGVVLVADYRERYWTEQSLNATETLVTQLAWSRRQQQVTKLLESSNQELRQLNWYKHRRLEEIQRTATQLFSQIEDLGIPSNELTQTRYKLLLRQLDHNTAAMTALVKLEQWQLHQSSETMPIASLLKRSLERVDNLLKQRKLWAGVHGLGQSATDTDSGNSGIFLKGLQSSSYPSSLAITGDIVKFELVLYELLIVACNRSQSGGRIDIWCRRLEEKLLEISITDHGMIEPPLLAALQHQIPKDILARSYLNQPPALHLLICQQLTQQLGGTLDFYQLPDYRVVSRLVLPLAD from the coding sequence ATGGGGCAGCCACAAAGACCGATAGCAGCTGAACATACAATCATTGCTTTGGGACGTGTCCTCCAAACCTTAAGGGAAGAGGATAATGTTGATGTTCTGATTGATACTACGATTGCTTATATTCAAGAGCAGTTTGACTACAACTTGGTTTGGATTGCTTTATATGACTTACCAAAACATACATTAGTTGGTAAAGGTGGGGTTGCGCCTGATGGTGATACTAAGTTTTTACGCAAACAGGTGACACTTACTCCCGGCGGACTTTTAGAACAAGTAGTCATTGAACAGCGTCCCTTGGGTGTGGCTGATTTGCGGCTGGAACCTCGCGCAGCTGAATGGCAAGAAATTGGGAAAAAATTTAATATTCAGGGAACGATTGTTTTACCGATTCGCTATCGAGACCGTTTTTTAGGTTTATTATTATTTGGTTCGGAACGTTGGGGATATTTGTTACCAGGGGATGCCAAAGCTCGTTTGTTAATGGTGTTGGGCGAACTGGGAGCAGTGCTTTATCAACAAGAATTGAATTTACAGCAACAGCAAACAAAGCATCTTGATCAGCCGATATTACACTTATTAGAAAACTTACGTACTCTCAATAATATAGACCAAAAGCTGAAAGCAGTTGTTCAAACAACACATCAATTTGTTGCGCCTAGCCGGACAAATATTTACTGGTTTGAGCGCCAAGGGCGTTATTTTTGGTGTCGGATGAGTAATCAACTGGCTAATATTGGTCGGAATAACAGCCAACAGCAACTAGCGGCGGGGATGACAGTCCAGGATTTAAGTGAATTTTATTATGCTTTGTCGGTGAATCAAATTGTTTTGATTGGTGATGAGCGCAGTTCTTTAAAAAGTCATTTTACTGCCAAAGTGTTGGAACGTTTGCAGGTGCGATCGCTTTTAGCCGCGCCGATTATGTGGCAAAAAGAACTATTGGGTTTTCTGGCGGTAGAAGCTAATGAACCACGCATTTGGACAGAAGCAGATAAAAACTTTGTTCAAAGTGCGGCTGGGTTAGTTTCTTTAGTTGCGCCTAGCGAAACTATGGATACTACTATCAAGCAAATTCAAGAAGATGCCCAATTAACGAGCCAAGTTGCCCAAGCAATTTATCACGAAGATGACTTGCAAGCAACTTTACGCACCTGTGCCACTAAAGTTTTAACGCGCTTTGCTGCCACTCGTTTTTTACTTTTACAATACAACCCTGATTTAAATAGTTATCAAATTATTTTTCAAACCCAACCCCAAAATCGTCGTCCCCTGACAGTTAGCTTCAATACGCTCAAAGATATGGATGAGCAGATGTTGAAGTCCGCTACCACAGCCGTAGAAGTGCAGAAAGTAGAAGAAGATTTGCGGTTTTTTAACTGGCGACCTTTGTTATTAGAACATGGAATGCGATCGCTGTTGGTTTGTAACTGCGCTCAAGAGCATACACCAAATGCCCTGTTAGTGATTGCCCACGAAACAAATCGGGGTTGGGCAAGCTTAGACAAAGAATTATTGTGGGCTGTCAGTCAACAAATTGGCGTAATTGTCCGCCAGTGGCAATTAAATGCGGAAGTTGAACAACAGCAAAAAATTCTCCATAGTATTCAGCGATGCTTACGTATTCTCGAAAAAACCCAAAATGACACAACTGAGTCGGGTGTAGAACGTCTAGAACGCACCGCCATAGAACAAATCGCCACTGTTCTCCATTCTCCGTTAGCAGTGTTGTTATCTTGGTCGCCGGGGGATAACTTTGCAGAAATTATTCCGAGTGTGATTCATGATAGTCGATTTGCGGTTGTGACCGATCAACCAGTTCCCATTCACACAGAAGCGATAATTCAGTGGGCATTAGCCAAAGATGATTATGTATGTGTGTATGCTGATGATTTACCAGCAGAAACCAGAAAATGGTTAAATGGACAAAACATTGGTCAAGTTTTAGCGATCGCACTCCGCACTAGTCCTGATTATGCACCCACAGGTGTAGTATTAGTTGCCGATTACCGCGAACGTTATTGGACAGAACAAAGTCTAAATGCTACAGAGACTTTGGTGACACAATTAGCATGGTCGCGTCGTCAACAACAAGTTACCAAATTGCTGGAGTCCTCGAACCAAGAATTGCGCCAACTCAACTGGTACAAACATCGTCGCCTCGAAGAAATTCAACGCACTGCCACACAGTTATTCAGCCAAATTGAAGACTTGGGTATTCCCAGTAATGAACTGACACAGACACGTTATAAACTCTTACTGCGGCAATTAGACCATAACACCGCCGCCATGACAGCCTTAGTTAAACTAGAGCAATGGCAATTGCATCAGAGTTCTGAAACTATGCCCATAGCCAGTTTGTTGAAGCGATCGCTCGAACGAGTGGATAATTTACTCAAGCAACGTAAACTTTGGGCAGGAGTGCATGGTTTAGGACAATCCGCCACCGATACAGATTCCGGTAATAGTGGAATCTTCCTCAAAGGATTGCAATCTTCCAGTTATCCCTCATCCTTAGCAATTACAGGCGATATCGTTAAATTTGAATTAGTACTATATGAATTATTGATTGTCGCTTGTAACCGTTCTCAAAGTGGCGGCAGAATTGATATTTGGTGTCGTCGCTTAGAAGAAAAATTGCTAGAAATCTCAATTACAGATCATGGAATGATTGAACCGCCTTTGTTAGCAGCACTACAACATCAAATACCCAAAGATATACTAGCCCGTTCTTACCTCAACCAACCACCAGCTTTACACCTGCTAATTTGTCAACAACTCACACAACAGTTAGGCGGAACCCTAGATTTTTATCAGTTACCAGATTATCGGGTAGTTAGTCGTTTAGTTTTACCTTTAGCTGATTGA
- a CDS encoding alpha/beta fold hydrolase — protein MAVKTKHQFSFEWQQKRYAIAYDTVGQGKPVLLLPAFSTVSSRGEMQGIAERIAHCYQAVTLDWLGFGESERPALDYQPTLLQQMLQAFVQQTFSEPVAIIAAGHTAGYALQLAQQQPQTCSSIILVAPTWRGPLPTMGVPKPLATAVRQLVRFPVIGQGLYQGNTTKGFLRLMYGRHVYADKSHLTTEFIEQKQQITRQPGARFAPAAFVTGGLDPVRDRQEFLTLLQSSPVPVLLILAAQAPPYSKQEMTAMAAIPKIQSLTLPGTLGMSEEYAAEVAQAILPFLDANIPHNSGVRS, from the coding sequence ATGGCTGTGAAAACAAAGCATCAATTTTCATTTGAGTGGCAGCAAAAGCGTTATGCGATCGCTTACGATACAGTCGGTCAGGGTAAACCTGTATTGCTGTTACCTGCTTTTAGTACGGTTTCTAGCCGTGGGGAAATGCAAGGAATTGCTGAGAGAATTGCCCATTGCTATCAAGCAGTAACACTCGATTGGTTGGGATTTGGTGAATCTGAACGCCCTGCTTTAGATTATCAACCGACGCTGTTACAGCAGATGCTTCAGGCCTTTGTCCAACAAACTTTCTCGGAACCAGTGGCGATCATTGCGGCTGGTCATACGGCTGGCTATGCCTTGCAACTGGCTCAACAACAACCCCAGACTTGCTCTAGCATAATTTTAGTTGCGCCTACTTGGCGTGGCCCTTTACCAACAATGGGCGTACCCAAACCACTAGCAACAGCAGTCCGACAACTGGTCAGATTTCCCGTGATTGGTCAAGGACTTTATCAAGGAAATACAACCAAAGGCTTTTTGCGGCTGATGTATGGTAGGCATGTTTATGCAGATAAATCACACCTCACAACAGAGTTTATTGAGCAGAAACAGCAAATTACTCGACAACCAGGGGCGCGATTTGCCCCAGCGGCCTTTGTGACAGGTGGACTTGATCCAGTGCGCGATCGCCAAGAATTTCTCACATTACTGCAATCTTCACCTGTGCCTGTGCTGTTAATTTTAGCAGCACAAGCCCCTCCCTATTCCAAACAAGAAATGACTGCAATGGCCGCAATTCCAAAAATTCAATCATTAACTCTACCTGGCACATTAGGAATGTCTGAAGAATATGCAGCCGAAGTTGCACAAGCTATATTACCCTTTTTAGATGCTAATATCCCCCATAATTCAGGAGTGAGGAGTTAG
- a CDS encoding XisI protein produces the protein MAKLDIYREYIQRLLKEYAARDLGEDNVDVQLIFDTEHDHYQLFYVGWRNRRRVYGPVIHLDIKNEKIWLQWNGTEDDIAADLVELGVPKQDIVLGFHSPYMRQFTDYAVG, from the coding sequence ATGGCAAAGCTAGATATCTATCGAGAGTATATCCAAAGATTACTCAAAGAATATGCAGCGCGAGATTTAGGGGAAGATAATGTAGACGTACAACTGATTTTTGATACTGAACACGACCATTATCAGCTTTTTTATGTTGGTTGGCGTAATCGAAGACGTGTTTATGGCCCGGTCATACATTTAGACATTAAAAATGAAAAGATTTGGCTGCAATGGAATGGTACAGAAGATGATATTGCTGCTGATTTAGTAGAATTGGGTGTACCAAAGCAAGATATTGTTTTAGGGTTTCATTCGCCTTATATGCGTCAGTTTACTGATTATGCTGTGGGTTAA
- a CDS encoding NYN domain-containing protein: MGSPMNRLSIFVDGNNMFYAQQKNGWFFDPRRVLEYFKHEQSETTLINAFWYTGLKDPQDQRGFRDALISLGYTVRTKILKEYYDDTSGRYSQKANLDIEIVVDMFNTVDQYDRVVLFSGDGDFERAIELLRSKNTHITVVSTEGMIARELRNATDRYIDLNDIRDQIEKVDGQVP; this comes from the coding sequence ATGGGTTCCCCTATGAATCGTCTGTCTATTTTTGTAGACGGAAATAATATGTTCTATGCTCAACAAAAAAATGGCTGGTTTTTTGACCCTCGGCGAGTATTAGAATATTTCAAACACGAGCAATCAGAGACGACTTTAATTAATGCCTTTTGGTACACGGGCTTAAAAGACCCCCAAGATCAACGAGGTTTCCGAGATGCTCTTATCAGTCTAGGTTACACAGTCCGAACAAAAATTCTCAAAGAATACTATGATGATACTTCCGGCCGCTATTCCCAAAAAGCAAATTTAGATATAGAAATTGTCGTAGATATGTTTAATACTGTAGACCAGTATGACCGGGTAGTTTTATTTAGTGGTGATGGTGATTTTGAACGAGCGATTGAACTATTACGTTCTAAAAATACACATATTACAGTAGTATCTACAGAAGGAATGATTGCGCGAGAGCTGCGTAATGCTACGGACAGATATATAGATTTGAATGATATTAGAGACCAAATAGAAAAAGTGGATGGTCAAGTACCTTAG
- a CDS encoding CHASE2 domain-containing serine/threonine-protein kinase: MAEEPTSTFSKKNVSTANTASGKPTKVTLTASQSKLVARLSHFLVAVSTIGSALLTTSGVGWVNLMESQIFSAFFQLRGTIAPPADIVILAIDDQSISVPEQYYNSDPKQYAYLEPLKSFPFKRAAYGQIIEKLVKAGARAVAVDVVFDTPSSYGSEDDRQLQAVLKKYGNKVTLAALYEDFESHQGTFTQLTLPQEMFQVGGVTVGSVNFPLEADGKVHKLASEFPKLLAANGMLTEKAPAFDEAVLGAAQVKYPQPKGDRIYFWGSAGTFEQIPLWYVLDPPNWQNYLQQGRVFQDKIVLIGSTDKLNNDYHPVAAVNPPQRMAGVEIHANAIATLMQNKAIAPAISSSTLQGLFVLILVGATVYIANRSKSNIKRFVISLAAASIWGGISYVCFIHGQLIFPTAIPMIAIAFNGLSYLGIEVAREKLRTRQLVVIFQKYKTSPVVQEIISQQNDLQDLLQKRDLAVSGKILAGRYKIVKVLGSGGFSETYIAEDMHRPGYPRCVVKQLKPANTQAKSLELARRLFHSEAATLEKLGTHPQIPQLLAYFEQDDEFYLVQEYVIGHSLIKELPSGQGLREAQVREIIKELLQILVFVHENGVIHRDIKPSNIMRRHTDNKLVLIDFGAVKEVSVPQLENSEQAPFTIGIGTRGYAPSEQCFGRPQYSSDIYAIGMIGIRALTGIAPHEMNRNENGEWQWRNQAIVSDALAEILEKTVLDDVKQRYQSAAEVLAILDKLPIYPDTNLLPQNDNSNLPTIPWLEDSAGNF, translated from the coding sequence ATGGCAGAAGAACCTACATCTACCTTCAGCAAAAAAAATGTCTCTACTGCCAATACAGCTTCAGGCAAACCCACAAAAGTCACATTGACAGCTTCACAGTCTAAACTTGTGGCTCGCTTAAGTCACTTTTTAGTGGCTGTATCTACCATCGGTTCAGCATTGCTGACTACTTCTGGTGTGGGCTGGGTGAATTTGATGGAGAGTCAGATATTTTCAGCGTTTTTTCAACTGCGGGGTACGATCGCACCACCAGCAGATATCGTGATTTTGGCAATTGACGACCAGTCAATTTCAGTTCCCGAACAGTACTATAATTCAGATCCAAAACAGTATGCCTACCTAGAACCACTGAAATCTTTTCCGTTTAAACGGGCTGCTTATGGACAAATTATCGAAAAATTAGTCAAAGCTGGGGCGCGGGCTGTGGCAGTTGATGTAGTATTTGACACACCCAGTAGCTATGGCAGTGAGGACGATCGCCAACTGCAAGCCGTCTTAAAAAAATATGGCAACAAAGTGACTTTAGCCGCGCTGTATGAGGATTTTGAGAGCCATCAAGGGACTTTTACACAGTTGACGCTACCCCAAGAGATGTTTCAAGTTGGTGGAGTGACAGTTGGTTCTGTAAATTTCCCCTTAGAAGCAGATGGCAAAGTTCATAAATTAGCCAGTGAATTTCCCAAGCTGTTAGCAGCTAATGGAATGTTGACAGAGAAAGCACCTGCTTTTGATGAAGCAGTTTTAGGTGCAGCCCAAGTCAAATATCCCCAGCCAAAAGGCGATCGCATTTATTTTTGGGGTTCAGCCGGAACATTTGAGCAAATTCCCTTATGGTATGTTCTCGACCCTCCAAATTGGCAGAACTATTTGCAGCAAGGTAGAGTTTTTCAAGACAAAATTGTTTTGATTGGCTCTACCGATAAACTCAACAATGATTATCACCCGGTAGCGGCGGTGAATCCCCCCCAGAGAATGGCGGGAGTTGAAATTCATGCCAATGCGATCGCCACTTTAATGCAGAATAAAGCGATCGCCCCAGCAATTTCTAGTTCAACATTGCAAGGATTGTTTGTGCTGATTTTAGTTGGCGCTACCGTCTACATTGCCAATAGAAGCAAGAGCAATATTAAACGCTTTGTGATTAGTTTAGCCGCAGCTAGTATTTGGGGAGGAATTAGCTATGTGTGCTTTATACACGGTCAGTTAATTTTTCCCACTGCCATCCCAATGATAGCGATCGCGTTCAATGGATTGTCTTATCTGGGAATAGAAGTTGCTAGAGAAAAATTGCGAACCCGTCAATTAGTCGTAATCTTTCAGAAATATAAAACATCTCCCGTTGTTCAAGAAATTATCAGCCAACAAAACGACTTACAAGACTTACTCCAGAAAAGGGATTTAGCCGTATCTGGCAAAATCCTCGCCGGACGCTACAAAATTGTCAAAGTTCTCGGTTCTGGTGGATTCAGCGAAACCTACATCGCTGAAGATATGCACCGTCCTGGTTATCCACGCTGTGTCGTCAAGCAATTAAAACCAGCCAATACCCAAGCAAAAAGTTTAGAACTTGCCAGACGTTTATTTCATTCCGAAGCCGCAACTCTCGAAAAACTGGGGACTCATCCGCAAATTCCCCAACTTTTGGCTTATTTTGAACAAGATGATGAATTTTATTTAGTTCAGGAATATGTCATAGGTCATTCCTTGATTAAAGAACTACCATCTGGTCAAGGTTTAAGAGAAGCTCAAGTCAGAGAAATTATCAAAGAACTATTACAAATCTTAGTCTTTGTTCACGAAAATGGTGTGATTCATCGAGATATTAAACCCAGCAATATCATGCGCCGCCATACAGATAACAAACTCGTCTTAATAGACTTTGGTGCAGTCAAAGAAGTCTCAGTTCCACAACTAGAAAATTCCGAACAAGCCCCTTTTACAATTGGTATTGGGACAAGAGGCTATGCACCTAGCGAACAATGCTTTGGTCGTCCGCAGTACAGTAGTGATATTTATGCGATCGGGATGATTGGGATTCGCGCCTTAACCGGAATTGCCCCCCATGAAATGAATAGAAATGAGAATGGCGAATGGCAATGGAGAAATCAAGCAATTGTCAGCGATGCCCTAGCTGAGATTTTGGAAAAAACGGTATTAGATGATGTTAAACAACGCTATCAATCAGCCGCAGAAGTGTTAGCAATACTGGATAAATTACCAATTTATCCAGATACGAATCTTTTACCACAAAATGATAATTCAAACTTACCGACTATACCTTGGTTGGAAGATTCGGCAGGGAATTTTTAA
- a CDS encoding TROVE domain-containing protein, with the protein MNYNFFTRNKISTPQTQPIPGREAEMIQGRSGGWMFDAGLWKMLRRCLLVGTAQSTYYAGKQELTEDFVAVVNQAVAENPSRVAEEILYASDGRAINNSAPILALVLLSMGETKEAKQAFAEIFPQVVRTGSHFYEWLNYTKSLRGFGKVVREAGKTWLSREDVKGLAYQLLKYQQRQGFTHRDALRLFHVKPPTENHRQLFEWVVRGWEELPTEIPSQALAQIWWYEWLKRNPGQTHEAILQGRLTHEMAAPVGNMDKAAWQLLFQEMPIGAMLRNLGSLTELGVLRADESTNLLRVEGVLNNKEHLRKGRIHPIDILKALKTYESGGRLGRSKKTWTPVPRIVDILEKAVELSFDVVEPTGKVFMHAVDVSGSMGSLVADMGLSCCEIATTMALVTAKAEKNYMIRGFANEFRNLDITAKDSFSSAVRKASNQNFGGTDASVAYDWMMKNKFKADVVCFWTDSESWAGYKHPSQALKEYRKKINPNVKAVYVTLTPYRITLVDPQDPLSWDLAGFDPGTPRIIQMLATGEL; encoded by the coding sequence ATGAACTACAACTTCTTTACCAGAAACAAAATCAGCACCCCACAAACTCAACCCATCCCCGGACGGGAAGCCGAGATGATTCAAGGACGTTCCGGTGGCTGGATGTTTGATGCTGGCTTATGGAAGATGCTGCGGCGCTGTCTGTTAGTTGGGACAGCCCAAAGCACCTACTATGCTGGTAAACAAGAATTAACTGAAGACTTTGTAGCGGTTGTCAACCAAGCTGTTGCCGAAAATCCCAGCCGTGTTGCGGAAGAAATTCTCTATGCCAGCGATGGACGAGCTATCAATAACAGCGCACCTATCCTGGCTTTGGTCTTGCTGTCGATGGGTGAAACAAAAGAAGCCAAACAAGCCTTTGCTGAAATCTTTCCCCAAGTTGTCCGCACAGGTAGCCACTTCTACGAATGGTTGAACTACACCAAATCTCTGCGGGGCTTTGGTAAAGTTGTCCGGGAAGCAGGTAAAACTTGGCTATCAAGAGAAGATGTCAAAGGTTTGGCTTATCAACTCTTGAAATATCAACAACGCCAAGGCTTCACCCACCGCGATGCTTTGCGGTTATTCCACGTCAAACCACCTACAGAAAATCACCGTCAATTATTTGAATGGGTTGTCAGAGGTTGGGAGGAATTACCAACAGAGATACCCTCACAAGCTTTGGCGCAGATTTGGTGGTATGAATGGCTAAAGCGCAACCCTGGACAAACTCACGAAGCCATTTTGCAAGGACGCTTAACCCACGAAATGGCTGCACCCGTCGGCAATATGGACAAAGCTGCTTGGCAGTTGCTATTTCAAGAGATGCCCATCGGTGCAATGTTACGAAACCTCGGTTCACTAACTGAACTAGGCGTATTACGTGCTGACGAAAGTACCAACTTGCTACGGGTTGAAGGAGTTCTCAACAATAAAGAACATCTGCGTAAAGGTCGCATTCACCCAATCGATATTTTGAAAGCCCTCAAAACTTACGAGTCTGGGGGAAGACTAGGACGCAGTAAGAAAACTTGGACTCCCGTTCCTCGCATCGTAGACATCTTAGAGAAAGCCGTTGAGTTGTCTTTTGATGTCGTAGAACCCACAGGCAAAGTTTTCATGCACGCTGTAGACGTTTCCGGTTCGATGGGTAGCTTAGTTGCAGACATGGGACTAAGTTGCTGTGAAATAGCCACCACAATGGCACTCGTCACAGCCAAAGCCGAGAAAAACTACATGATTCGCGGCTTTGCTAATGAATTTCGGAACTTAGATATCACTGCTAAAGATAGTTTTAGTTCGGCGGTGCGTAAAGCCAGCAATCAAAACTTCGGTGGTACAGATGCCTCTGTAGCTTACGACTGGATGATGAAAAATAAGTTCAAAGCCGATGTAGTCTGCTTCTGGACTGACTCAGAAAGCTGGGCTGGTTACAAGCATCCTAGCCAAGCCTTGAAGGAGTATCGCAAAAAAATCAATCCCAATGTCAAGGCTGTATACGTCACTCTGACACCATACCGCATCACCTTGGTAGATCCCCAAGATCCACTTTCTTGGGATTTAGCAGGATTTGACCCTGGTACACCTCGCATCATCCAAATGTTAGCGACAGGTGAGTTGTAA
- a CDS encoding XisH family protein, with product MSAKDKFHDAVKIALQKDGWLITHDPLRIRISSTTKLYIDLGAEKLVAAERNGQKIAVEVKSFLGASAMAEFHLAIGQYINYRYALTDFGYEQVLYLAVPWLIYDEFLTQPFVQAVIQRSQVNLLIFDDEKEEVVLWQS from the coding sequence ATGTCAGCGAAAGATAAATTTCATGATGCAGTTAAAATAGCCCTGCAAAAAGACGGGTGGCTAATTACACATGATCCTCTCCGCATTCGGATTAGTTCTACAACTAAACTATATATAGACTTGGGAGCAGAAAAACTGGTTGCAGCTGAACGCAATGGGCAGAAAATTGCAGTTGAAGTCAAAAGTTTTTTGGGTGCTTCTGCGATGGCTGAATTCCATTTAGCTATAGGGCAGTATATTAACTACCGTTATGCTTTAACTGACTTTGGCTATGAACAAGTTTTATACTTAGCGGTACCGTGGCTCATTTATGATGAGTTTTTGACACAGCCATTTGTGCAGGCAGTCATTCAACGTAGTCAAGTCAATTTATTGATTTTTGATGACGAAAAAGAAGAGGTTGTGCTATGGCAAAGCTAG
- a CDS encoding quinone-dependent dihydroorotate dehydrogenase, whose protein sequence is MDIYQIALRPLLFNLLKTDAEWLHKQAIRSLDWLSQNHHAPASLINQTLQQSFCLCDRRLEQNLFGLNFPNPLGLAAGFDKDGVGAKIWSNFGFGFAELGTVTFHPQPGNPQPRLFRLPLDQAVLNRMGFNNQGAEIMAARLAAQKDFTHTIPIGINLGKSKITPLEAAAADYLNSFRLLKELGDYFVVNVSSPNTPGLRSLQDAAMLSSILDVLQTENNTHKPIFVKIAPDLEWEAIADIISLAKTYQLAGIIATNTTISRDGLKTQLIHPTGKPPRDEAGGISGAPLRDRSTEIIKFIWQQTQGQIPIIGVGGIFSAEDAWEKITAGASLIQVYTGWIYEGPLMVRRILTGLLTKLEQNKLNSITEAIGLKV, encoded by the coding sequence ATGGATATTTACCAAATTGCCCTTCGTCCCCTACTGTTTAACCTGCTGAAAACAGATGCAGAGTGGTTACATAAGCAGGCTATTCGCAGTCTAGATTGGTTATCGCAAAATCATCATGCTCCTGCTAGTTTAATCAATCAAACTTTACAGCAGTCTTTTTGTCTGTGCGATCGCCGTCTGGAACAAAATTTGTTTGGGCTAAATTTTCCCAACCCCTTGGGTTTAGCCGCCGGTTTTGATAAAGATGGGGTAGGCGCAAAAATTTGGTCTAACTTTGGTTTTGGCTTCGCTGAGTTGGGAACTGTGACTTTTCACCCCCAACCAGGAAATCCCCAACCAAGGTTATTTCGCCTACCTTTAGATCAAGCTGTCCTGAACCGGATGGGTTTTAATAATCAAGGTGCAGAAATTATGGCTGCTAGGTTAGCAGCACAAAAAGATTTCACTCATACAATACCCATCGGCATAAATTTAGGTAAATCGAAAATCACCCCGTTAGAAGCCGCCGCCGCAGACTACCTCAACAGTTTCCGCTTACTCAAAGAATTAGGCGATTATTTTGTGGTGAATGTCTCTTCACCCAATACACCAGGATTGCGATCGCTCCAAGATGCCGCTATGCTCAGTTCTATCTTGGACGTACTACAAACAGAAAACAATACACACAAACCAATATTTGTCAAGATAGCACCTGATTTAGAATGGGAAGCGATCGCCGACATTATTAGCTTGGCTAAAACCTACCAATTAGCAGGAATCATTGCCACAAACACCACAATCAGCCGTGATGGCTTGAAAACCCAGCTAATTCACCCAACTGGGAAACCCCCGCGAGATGAAGCTGGCGGAATTAGTGGTGCGCCATTGCGCGATCGCTCCACAGAAATTATCAAGTTTATTTGGCAGCAAACCCAAGGGCAAATTCCCATTATCGGGGTTGGTGGCATATTTTCCGCAGAAGACGCTTGGGAAAAAATCACTGCGGGAGCCAGCCTCATTCAAGTTTATACAGGCTGGATTTATGAAGGCCCCTTGATGGTGCGCCGAATTTTAACTGGTTTGCTGACCAAGTTAGAGCAGAATAAATTAAACTCCATCACAGAAGCGATCGGATTAAAAGTTTGA